The following DNA comes from Luteolibacter flavescens.
CCTGGAAGACCCGGAAGTCGGCCGCGATCTCCACGTGCTGTGCCGCGACTGGAGCGAATCCGCCCTCGATACCGGCCGCGCCACCGCCCGCGCGAAGTCCTTATCGGACCGCATCGACCACGTGCGGGCCGATGCCTTCGACGAAAGCTCGCTCGCCAGCGTGAGCCCGAAGCCCTCGGTGGCCGTTGTCTCCGGCCTCTATGAACTCTTTCCCGAGAATGACCGCCTCCAGCGCTCGCTGCGCGGGCTCCACTCCGCGGTGACTCCGGGAGGCTGGCTGATCTACACCGGCCAGCCGTGGCACCCGCAGGTGGAGATGATCTCCCGAACGCTGACGAATCGCGACGGCCGCTACTGGGTCATGCGCCGCCGCCCGCAGGGCGAGATGGACGCGCTGGTCGAGGCCGCGGGCTTCCGCAAGGAGCGGCAGTGGATCGATGACTTCGGCATCTTCACGGTGAGCATCGCCCGCAGGCCATGAACCGCACCCCACGCGAGCCCGGCCTGCTGTGGCCGGCGCTCTGGCGACTGGCCGTTGCGGGTGCCGCCTTCGTGCTCATCTACGGCTTCTGCAATCGCTACACCTCCACGCGCGACGACGTCGGCACGTGGTTCTGGGAATGGGAGCGCCACATTCCCTTCGTGAAGGAAATGGTGGTCCCGTATTGGTCGCTGGATCTCTTCTTCATCGGTGCCTTCTTCCTCTGCTCCAGCAAGGCGGAGCTGAACCTGCTGACGAAGCGGCTCGTCGCGGTAACCATCGCGAGCGGCATCTGCTTCCTGCTCTTCCCGCTGGAGATGGGATTCCCCCGACCCGAGCCGTCCGGCTGGACTGCGCCACTCTTCAAAGTGCTCTATGCGAATGACATGCCCTACAATCTCGCGCCCTCGCTGCACATCAGCCTACGCTCGCTGGTGTGGACCGTGTATGGCGCGCACCTCACGGGACTGACGCGGAAGGTCACGAAGGCGTGGTTCTTCCTCATCGGCCTGTCCACTCTGCTGGTATGGCAGCATCACGTGATCGATGTAGCCGCGGGATTCATGATGGGGTGGTTCATCGCTGCACTCATTCCCGATCCACGATTCAAGACGAAGCGCACACCTTCGCCGCGGCTGGCCCTGCGCTACGGGGCGGGTGCGCTGGCATGCGCGGGGCTGGCCTTCCTGTGGTTCGGCTTTGCCTGGCCCGCGGTCGCGCTGGGGATCGTCTCGCTGGCCTATGCCACCGGATTGCCCCGACTGCTCGGAAAGGAGAACGGCACGCTATCCCCTGCTGCGGAGTGGTGCCTGTTGCCTGTGATCGTCGTGACGCATCTTTACCAGCGCCGCTGGCTGCGGCGGGAGCCGGCGTGGTGCGAGGTTTCCCCCGGAGTCCTCGTCGGCAGGAAGCTGACCGGAAAGGAAGCGCGCACGCTGGTGGCTGGCGGCCCGCTCGCCGTGCTCGACCTGACCGCAGAGTCATATGCCCCCACCGTCTTCCGCGAGCACGCCAACTACCGCAGCCTGCCGCTGCTGGATCTGGTGAAGCCGCACGATGCCGATCTAACAAAAGCCGTCGATTTCATCCGCGAGCAACAGCCTCATCGGACCGTCTACATTCACTGCCAGCTCGGCTTACAGAGGTCGGCATTGGTCGCCGCGCTCTGGCTGGAGAAATCCGGGATCGCCGGGGATCGGGAGCAGGCTGCGGCAATGGTCCGCGAGCGGATTCCCGGTGCGGTCCTGTGACGGGAGAGGGAGATGGGCGGGAACCGGGATTTGTAAGAGGTCGTCACGAGAATACCTTACCATCCTCATTTCTCCGCTCACATGAGCACCAAGCATAAGTGCCACACCATGCCATGAGCGGTGACGCGCCCTATTTCCCTCAAAAACGGACATAACGGCCTTTTCGCAGATCGATTCGGATGCCTAAAGCAGCTCATTCGGCATTTTTTGTGTCATACTCCGCAACTGAATTTGATGTCTCCCAAAATTGGCATGGGTGACACTGAGCGAAAAAAGTGCGGAATTACGCCGCCGATTTTGTAGGACAGCCATGGGCTGAATACTTTGTACCACGTGGATTTCGATGCGCCGGTTGAATCAAATTACCGGCATCCGATGACTCCGGTTTTGACCGATTCCTCGGTTCGGACTTGCTGATCATCCACCCTCAGCAAACGCGGCCAATTACTAACCATGGGAACCGGGCACCGGCTCTGCTATGCATACATTTGCATAAATTGAACCCGGGGGAGCTCCCGATCCCACAACCATGCAAAAAACTACAACGACCGAAAATTCATGATCCATCGTCAGGTTCGCAAAGCATTTGTCAGCCCGCCTGACTGGAGACCTATCCGCTGGCTAACGGCCCTCGCAGGCCTGCTCGCCACGAACAACGCAATCGCAGCCCTCCCGCCAGGAAACCTCCTGGCAAATCCCTCCGGGATGCAGGAGGCCAACTTCGATTGGACCATCACCGCCGGCCCCGTCTCACCACCGAACTACAACACGGGATGGCGCAGGGACGGCGGCACCGGCGTCTCGCCTTTCAACCCCTCGAATGTCCGCGCGGGATTCGGAGGCAGGACCACATTCCGCGACGGCTACTTCCGGACATCCTATTCTAACAATCCCTGCTCGCGCTTCCAACTCATCGACCTGGAGGCAAGAGGAGCGACCCGCGCGGAACTCAACGCCCAACCGGAAATCAAGGTGGGTGAGTGGATCTCCAGCTACTCTGCAAATGTGGGCAACTACTCTGACAACTTCTTCATCACCGTCAAGTTGTTGGCAGAAAATGGAACCACCGAATTGGCCACATGGACGGTAAACAACACCACCAACGGAGGCATCCCGAACACTTGGACGCTCTTCCAGAACACCTTCGCCAACTATGGCGAGGGCCTACGCTACATCCGCTTCGAAAGCGGCGGGTGGGACGGAGGAAACTGGTTGGGCCAGTATGGCAGTTTCCATGACGAGTCCTTCGTCGAATTCACCCACGACTCCGATGGTGACGGCCTACCGGACGCGGTCGAGGCCGCCTATGGAAATGGTGCCGACCTCACTCCGGAAGGCGACGTCGATGGGGACGGTCTCACCAACCTCGAGGAATACGAATACGGGACCGACATCGGGAATCCCGACACCGACGGAGACGGCCTCGACGACGGGGACGAGATCACCCATCGCGGCAATGCCCTCATCCGCGACACCGACGGAGACGGCATCGAGGATGGTGATGAGGTTCACCTCTATCAAACCATGCCCGACTTCGCCGACTCGGACAACGACGGCTTCTCGGACTACGCCGAGATCTTCGGCGACGTGCCGTCCGATCCGAATAGCGCGACCAGCGTGCCCGGTGGCATCACCGCCGAGAAGCGGTACGAGCTGGTCGGCTCCGACCTGACCGACCCGGAGAATGACGGCAACGACTCCACGGCCAACGGCACCAACTTCAACTGGACCGCCATCCAAGCCGGAGCCAACGGAACCTTCGCAAACGAAGGCACCTACAGCGTCTTCGACAACAAGGTGAATCAGAGCGGTTCGAAATGGTATGCTGCCACAGTCGGAACCACCGCTTGGGTCCAGGTGAAGTTCGACCAACTCACCAGCCTCACCGGCTTCTCCCTGACATCAGGAGGTGATGCGCCAGAGCGCGACCCCTTGATCTGGGAGATCCAGGGCTCCATCGAGGACGTGGCCACGAATCCGACGAAGTTCACCACGATCTATCGTTGGACCAGCAACCAGCCACCATGGCTGCCTTCCGAGCGCAACGTGACCTACTCCGTCACGCTGCCAAAGAAGACCCTGCCCTACCGCTGGATCCGATACCAGGCCTACAGCGTCCGCAGTGGCACCGCATTCCAGCTCGATGAAATCGAGTACTTCGGCGAGAAGTCGAATGCCGATGCAGATGGCGACCAGATCCCGAAACTGTGGGAGGACTACTATGCCTTCATGTCGGACAGCAATGCGGCCGATGCAACTGCTGACCAGGACGGCGACGGACTGAACAACCGTGGGGAATTCCTTGCAGGCACCGATCCCACGAATCCGGACACCGATGGTGACGGACTCACCGACGGCCAAGAGGTCAACACCTTCCACAGCAATCCGCTGCTCACCGACTCGGACGGCGACGGACTGACGGATGGCCAGGAAGCAGGTCCCGGCGGCTATGGAACGGACCCGGCGAAGGCGGACACCGATGGCGACGGATTCTCCGACTACATCGAGGTGATGGCGGCTACCCCGACCAATCCCCTGCTGAACACGAGCAATCCCGCAAATGTCACCGCCACCAAGCCGGCGACACTTGTCGGAGGTGACCTGACGGACCCGGAGAACAACGGCAACGACTCCACGCCCACCGGCACGAACTTCAACTGGAGTCACATCCAGGCGAGCGTGAACGGAACCTTCCTCGGGACAAGCGGTGAAGGTGCCTTCAGCGTCTTCGACAACAAGGTGAACGTGGCTGGCTCCAAGTGGCTCCTGAACGGCTTCACCTCTCCGCAGTGGATCCAGGTTAAATTCGATACCCACACGAGCCTCACAGGGTTCTCGCTCACCTCGGGTGGCGATTTCCCTGAGCGCGATCCTCTAGTGTGGGAAATCCAAGGGTCCACGGAAGACGTGAACGCGAATCCCACCAAGTGGAAGACCATCTTCCGCTGGGACTATGGCCAACCTCCGTGGACGAATGCCGAGCGAGCCAGGACCTACCTGGTGACCCTGCCGAAGAAGACCCTGCCCTACCGCTGGATCCGCTTCCAAGTGAACAGCCTGCGCAGTGGAACCACGTTCCAGTTGGACGAGATCGAATACTTCGGCGAGCGCACGAATGCCGATGCCGATGGCGACCAGATCCCGAAACTGTGGGAGGACTACTATGCCTTCATGTCGGACAGCAATGCAGCCGATGCACTGGCTGACCAGGACGGGGACGGCCTGAACAATCGCGGTGAGTATCTCGCGGGAACCGATCCCACGGTGGCGGACAGCGACGGCGACGGTCTGTCCGACGGACTCGAGGTGAATACCTACCAGACCAATCCTCTGGCAGCAGACACCGATGGCGACGGGCTGACCGACTTCCAGGAAGTGGGCCCCGGCGGCTATGGCACGGATCCGAAGAAAGCGGACACCGATGGCGATGGCTTCTCGGACTTCGCGGAAGTGAACAACGTCCCGCCGACCGATCCGAAGTCCGCGACCAGCGCTCCATATCGCGTTACCATCCTGGGCACCGGCAACGGTTCCTTGATCGGAGCCGACCTGACCGACCCGGAAGACGACATCAACGACGGCCTCACCACGACCTCGAATGCAGGAAGCGGTTTCAACTGGGTGGCCTCCTATACGAACTCCACGAAGAACTACTTCAACGGTCCGGCAAATACCGGCACCGCCAATGAAGGCATCCTCAACCTCTTCGACAACAAGGTCGGCGGCGGGGAAGCCAAGTATTGCTGCGAGGCTGGTCCCCGCTTCATCACGCTGGAATTCGCAAACCCCGTCTCCCTGACTCATTTCACAATGGCATCCGGGAACGATTCGCTCGAGCGCAGCCCGGCGATGTGGGAACTGGCAGGATCGAACAACAATACGGACTTCACCGTGATCGTGGCGGATACGACCCCGGGGCATCACTGGACGGCCTTCGACCAGGTTCTCCGGTTCGACCTGAACCAACCGGCCCCACCTTACAAATTCATCAAGCTCACGCTGATGAGTTCGACGGCGACGGCCCCGGTAACAAACGCCATCCAGTTCAGCGAAGTGGAGTACTTCGGCTCGGTGGTGACCCAGACCGCTCTGGCGATCGCCAGCAGCCGCTTCGACAGCGAAGGTGACTTCCAGGTGGAAGCCAAGGGAATGGTCACGGGCACCTGGTACCAGCTTTTCCGCAGCACCACGCTGGAGAACAACTGGACGCCGGTGGGTGCAGCGGTCCAAGGCACCACGCCGACACACGTCTTCGAGGATGAGAATCCTCCGGCGACGAAGGCCTTCTACCGCGTGGGAGACGTGCTTCCGCCTCCATGATTGACCTAAGGTTTTCCGGATCGCCCCCACGGTCCTGACTACCGACCAGCCAAGCCCCGCCGGATGCTGTCCGGCGGGGCTTTTTCGTGGGCGCGTGCGAGGCCGATCCGTCACGATGATGTCATTGTCGTGCCCCGGATCGCGGGTATGGTGGGAGACCACCATGAAACGCCGCCACTTCCTCGGCACCGCTGCGGGCCTGCTACCCGGTGCCTCCATTGCGACCGATGGACAGATGCCGCTGCTACGCTTCGGCCTGATCGCCGACGCGCAGTACGCAGACGCTGATCCCGAAGGTGAGCGCCACTATCGCGCCACTCCGGAGAAGCTGAAGCGTGCCGTGGAGATCATACGCGCTGCGAAGCCCGCCTTCACGCTTCACCTGGGGGACTTCATCGACCGCGACTTCAAGTCCTTCGACACGGTGCTGCCGCTGATCAATGAGCTCCGCCACCCCGTTCATCACCTGCTGGGAAACCACGACTACACGGTGGCAGATGGAGACAAGGCGCGGGTGGTGGCCACGCTCGGCATGCCGCACGACTACTATACCTTTCGTAGCGGGAATGTCCGCTTCGTGATGCTGGATACGAATTCCGTATCCACCTACAAGCAATCGGCAACGTCACCCGCGACGACCGCTGCCGCGGCACAGCTCAAGTCGCTGGAGGCCGCTGGCCACCCGGGTGCGAAGCCGTGGAATGGGGGCGTCTCCGAAACCCAGCTCGAATGGCTGGATCGGGAGCTCTTCGCCGCGGATGTGGCGAAGGAGCGAGTGATCCTGTGCGGTCACCATCCCCTGCTACCCGCTGGCGAGCACCAACTCTGGAACCACGAAGCCGTGCTGTCCGTGATCGACAAGCACCCCAGCGTCGTCGCGTGGTTCAATGGCCACAACCATGCCGGGGACTTCGTCGAGCGACAGGGCGTTCCCTATGTAACCTTCCGCTCCATGCTGCATCACCCGGAGAATACCGCATTCTCCATCATCGACGTGCATGCCGACCGCATCGTGATCACCGGCCACGGCCGCGAGGTCACCCGCACGCTGATGTTTTGATCTCGCCGCATCCTTGTCGGCGGAGTTGGGAAAGGCCGCCCCGCGCTCCCGTGCGTGGCGACCTTCCCCTGTCCTCCGACGGGTGCCATGAGAAAACTACAACCGATCAGGAATCCACCTCGACCTTGAGGCGGGCGAAGAGCTTGCCGCCCGGAGGCATCGGGATGCTCACCGTCCACGAGTCGCCACCGGGGCCGGGCTCGGTGGTGATGATGACGCCATCCTGGCCATCCACTGCCACGAGCGGCAGATCCAGCCCTGTGCCATACTCGACGACCGGTGCGATGGAAGCTGCTCCGGCATTGCGCTCGAAGGTGAAGACAAAGCGGTCTCCCACCACGCGACCGGAGGGCTTGCCGACCGGCTGGCCGGACACGAGCGGATCGCCATCGAGGAAGAACTCGAGGATATTCGCAAAGCCATCGCCATCCGGATCAGCCTCGGGCAACTTGTCCTCGTCGCTGGCCCACGTGTAGTTCGAGGCCCAGTTCGCATACGGGGAGGTGCCGGGCGTCACCGCTATCTTGTTGCCCTGGTAGGCGTAGTCGATTGTGTAGCCCGCGCCATTCTCGATGCCCGCGAAATTCCCGCCACTACGGGTACCGTAGGTGGCGATGACGTAGGGCTCGGTCAGCGGCTCGCCTTCCGGGAGTTCGATTCGAAGGGTGGCTCCTTCCACATTCAAGTCTCCCTCCACGACCAGCACGTCACTGCCGGCAGGCGTGAGTTCGATCGCGAGCTTGCCGGCCACCGCCACATCTTCCTTCACCGTCAGCGTGCCCACGCCGTATCCCGGAGCGATGGTGCCGGTCGAGGTGATCGACTTGTTGATCGTGCCCGAGCCACCGATGGTGCCATCGGCCTGCACGGTCACTTCGGACGCGGTGAGCGTTCCATTGATGAGCAGCGTGCCACCTTCCACGACGGTCGCGCCGGTGTATTGGCTGCTTGCCTCGAGGGAAAGGGTGCCTCCGTTCCGCTTCGTGAGGCCGCCACCTCCATCCAGGAGATTCAGGCCGATGCCGATGGAGTGCGTGTCAGTGTCCACGAAGAGGCCACCATCTTCCACCGTCAGGCTGTCGATGCCGCTGATGAAGTCGGCATCACTGAAGCGAGGCTTGAGCGTGCCGCCATTGAAGACGATGGCGGTGTTGCCGGTGCTTCCACCCTTGATGATCCGGCTCGGGTTGAGCGTGCCACCGTTGAGATTGAAGGTCGCGCTCGCCGAGTCGGCATTGCCCATGACGAGGGTGCCGAAGTAGGCGATGGAGGCCTCCCCGCTGATCGTCCACGTCGCCGTGGCGTTCCCGCTCTCGCCCAGCAGCGTGTCCGTGCTGCCATTCGTGAAATAGCCACCCGTCTGCTGGACGATGGCCGAGCTGCCATTGCCGCGACCAAAGACGGCCGAGGTGCCCTGAACCTCTTCCACGACCTTGTTGAATGATCCTGCGCCCAGCTTCATCGTGCCGGTCCCGCCGTCCGCGCCAACAATGAGCATGTCGATCGCGTTTGCCGCGGATTGACCGGAGAAATCGAGCGTTCCCTTCGCATTGGCACCCACACCGATGTGCCATGGCGTGACGCACCGGATGAAGCCCGAGGACTGGACCAGCTCGCCTTCACTGCCCGCTCCATCGCCGATGGAGAAGGTGCCGCCGCCCATGCGCTGGATCATCCCGTTCTCCATCACGAAGAGGCCGTTGCCCCCGCCGGTGCCGATGGAGATCTGGCCCATCGCCATGAACATGCCGGTCTTGAAATCGAATCTTCCGAGCGATCCCGTCAGATTGCCGACGATGGTCGAGCCGGTGTTGGTCATGCCGACCTCGGTGCCGAAGCCACCGCTCGACACCCGGACGCCGCCAAGCGTCGGGGGCGCGGTGTTGATCCAGACCGATCCGCCATTCGAGACCACGGCGGTGTCGCCGCCACCGGGCAGCACGCCGCCGGACCAACTGGCTGTATCGGTGAAATTTCCATCTCCCCCGGTCCACTGGATGTCAGCGGCGTGCAGGGGAGTGGTGAGGAGGATGCCCGTCGCAAGCGCTTGGATTGCGCGACGGGTAACAGGTTGGGTGACGAATCGGGTTTGAACAGAGATCGAAGGCAACCAATTTTTCACGATCGCCGGATAAGGCACTATCCCCCGTTTCCTCCACCCGGATGGGACGAATGGCCCCGGCTCCGTGACGAAAGCGCCATCATGGGGATCAACCCGCGCCCAATCTTTCCTGAAGATCGCGCAGCGGGATCGTCATGTCCACACGGGCACCGGACTTCAGGATCACGCAGTAGCTTCCCGCCCCCATGGGCTGAACCTCGCGCAGCCGTGAGAGATTGATGATGGCCGAGCGGCTCACGCGCATGAAGCCATGCGACTCCAGGCGGTCCGTCATGGCGGACATCGTTTCACGCACGATGTGCCGCTCGGGACCGCAATGCAGCACGAGATAATTCCCCGCTGCCTCCACGTGATCGATCTCTGCGGCGCGGACGAAGACGATGCGCTCCGGCGACTTCACCAGCACGCGCGGGCCGCCATCGATGATGTGGAGATGGGACTTCAATTGCGAAAGCCCGCCATCGGACCCCGAGGAAATGCGCTCGCGTGCGCGGCCCAGCGCTTCCTTGAAGCGGGATGCCTTGAAGGGCTTCAGGAGATAATCCACTGCACTCACCTCGAAGGCACGCACCGCATGCGTGTCGTATGCCGTGGTGAAGATGACCACCGGCGCGGGATTCACGGGCAATTCCTCCAGCACATCGAAGCCACTCAGCCGCGGCATCTGGATATCGAGGAAGACGAGGTCCGGTCGCAGTTCCGCGCACATCGCCAGCGCGGCCTCGCCATCCGCCGCCTCGCCCACGATTTCCACGTCGGGCTCACAGCCTAACAGACTGCGGACCCGCTCGCGGGCCAGCTCTTCATCGTCCACGATCACGCATCGGATTTTTTTCATCGGGTGGCAGTATGGGCTGGTAGCTGGATGATCATGTGGACGCCTCCTCCGGGCGGCTCCTCCGAGCGGAAAACGTGCCTGCCGGGATAAAGCGCGGCGAGGCGCTCGCGGATGCTCGCCATGCCGATGCCGCTGCCGGAGCCACCCTTCGAGTGGCCGATGCCCACGCCATCGTCCTCGATGCGGATGGTCAGCATGTCGCCGTCCAGCGCGGTCACGACCCGCACACAGCCACCGCTGCCACGCGGCTCGATGCCGTGGTGGATGGCATTTTCCACCAGCGGCTGCACGAGCAGCGCGGGCACCAGCAGGCCGAGCGTGTCGCGGGCGACCTCACGCTCGACCTTCAGCCGATTGCCGAAGCGCATGCGCTGGATATCGAGATAGCGATCGACGAAGTGCAGCTCCTCCCGCAGCGGGATCTCCGCCTGGCGCTCGCCATCCAGCGCGATGCGCAGCAGCTCGCTGAGGGACATGATCATCTCCTCCGCGCGCTCCGGATCCTTCCGCGTCAACATCGCGATGCCATTCAGCGTATTGAAAAGGAAATGCGGCTGGAGCTGGGCCTGCAGCGCCTGTGCACGGGCCTGCGCGTGGCGAGTGTGGAGCTCGGCGGCCCGCTCATTCTCCCGCCTCGCCGTGCGGAGGAAGAGCCATGCGTGGGACAGGATGAGCAGCGCGGCGTAGACGAAGCCGTCCAACAGGACCTTCGACATCGCGGGCACCTTCTTCAGCCCGCCCAGCGACTCGTCCGCACGGCGGGCGATGTCCGCCCATTGTGCCTCGATGCGTTGCTTCAGCTCCTCACGCGTGAAGATCACCCCCGGCAGCTTCCGCGGATCCACCTCGGGCGGCAGGCCGAAGGCCTCGGGCAGCTCCTGCTGGGGATCGCGACCGATCTCGCGGGTCAGCGGGATGCCGAATTCGCCGCCCGGTGTCTTGTCAAACCCCGGCGGGAACCACGACTCCACCGCGGGCATCGGCGCGAGAATGGGCTGACGGCGCGCGGCCTGATCCTGGAAGACGAGACAGACCCCGATGAAGGCGAGCGCCGCGGGCACCAAAACCAGCACGTGCACCCACTTCCGCCGGCCAAAGAGCGGGAACCTCGCCGCCAGCCCGAGCACGTACGGCGCGAGTAGTAGCCACGGCACCCAGGGCAGGAGCTGCTGCTGCATCACCAGCCGCGAGGCGGACGCATCCAGCGTGCCACCCGCTCCCATCTCCACGAAGATCACGCGGCTCTCCGGCTCGCGCAGCGCGAACCACCAGACCGCCACGGCGGCGAGCACGGTCCACACGGCGAAGAATACTCCCGGCAACCACCCTGGCAGGGCACCGGCGCGGGATGAAGGCAGGGTCATCGGCGCGACAATCATGGAGGATCACCGCGGGCACGCGGCTTCGATTTGGATGAACTAACCACGACAAGGGACGAAGGCACTATAAATCGGGGTGGAGCCGCTGGTCAAAGTGCGCTGCCATTTGCCGTTTTCATAGCGTCCGCTGCCAGTTCCGCCGGATGGAGCAGATACCATGGTGCTCTGCGAAATCCCGGAAATGATAAGTGCGTAGTCTCGCAGACCAGTGTCGATGCCATGAAACCCATCCGCCTCCTCTCCCTCGTCCTGCCTGTCTCGCTCGCCTTTCAAGCCTCGCTCGCCCAGGAGCGCCCGCGGCTTCAAGTCATCAATGGCAGCAAGCAGACCCTCGATCTCTTCTGGCTGAAGTCCGATACGGAGAAGGTGGCGAATGGCAGCATCGCCCCGGGGAAGGACAAGATCTTCACCACCTCGCCCGGCCATCGCTTCCAGATGATCGGACGCGATGACAAGTCGGATGCCACGGTGACCGCACAGGTGCCGGTGCAGGGATTCCGCTTCGATCCGCCGGACAAGGACGGCATCCCGGCCTTCTACACGCAGGTCGTGCGGCTGCGGGGCTTCCCCATCGTCGCCTCGGCGAAGGTGAATCCCTATGCGCTGAAGGAAGCCGCTTTCCTCTGCGACCTGATGCTCGCGAAGCGCCCGGACGTACTGGAAGCCATGGTGAAAAGCGGTGCGCGCCTCTGCATCATGGCTCACGACGAATACACTACCGACCTGCCGGAATTCGTCCGCATGGGCGAGCAGCCGATGCCGGGCTATGAGGAATTCTCCGGCAAGGATTTCTGGGACGCACGAGCCCGCGGCACCGGTGGCAGCGAGACCGATCCATATTGCACCTGCGGAGAGGAGAATCTGTTAGGCTACGAGGGTGATCCCTATTCCACCGAGAACATCCTGATCCATGAGTTCGCGCACAACATCCACCTGCGTGGCCTGAACAACGTGGACCCCACCTTCGACAAGCGTCTGAAGGAAGCCTACGACGCCGCGATGAAGGCGGGCCTGTGGAAGGGGAAATACGCCAGCATGAACCACTACGAGTACTTCGCGGAAGGCGTACAATCGTGGTTCGATGACAACCGCGAGAACGACCACGACCACAACCATGTGAACACCCGCGCGGAGCTGTTGGAGTATGATCCCGGCCTCGCCGCGCTGTGCCGCGAGGTCTTCAAGGACACCGAATTCAAATACACCAAGCCAGCCACCCGCCTGACCGGACACATGGAAGGCTACGACCCCTCGAAGGCTCCCCGCTTCGTCTGGCCCGACCGCCTCACCGCCATCAAGGCCGCCATCCGCGACAAGTCTGCGGCGAGGGACAAGGCAGCGAACGGCGGGTGAACTCCGCTACGATTCCCTCACAGCAAAGAACACGCGCACTCCGCAGTCCGTCGTCGAACTGCAATGTCTGATCACTCCGGCCACGCCACCTTCGGCTTCTTGCCCTTCCAGAAAGGCTGCGCCGGATCGAAGATGCTCTTGCCGCCCAGGATCACGTCGCCTTCCGCAGTGATCGGCTCGATCGTCGCGGAACCATCGATCCGCAGGATCACCGCCTTGCCACCGAAGGGGACGGGGTCGAAAGCCATCTTGCCCGTCACCAAAGGAGCCATCGCCACCGGAGTGGCAGAGTTATTTGAAGTGCTAAGTCCGGGGATGTAGGAGATCCCGCACTCCCCCGCGGCCAGTGCCTTGGTGGAATCGCTGAAGTCATTGTCCGGAGCCATTCTGCCACCGATCTGGAAAATTGTCTCTGTCTTCGCCGTGCTGGCGATGAGTTGGCGAAAGTAGGTATTTGAACTATCGCCCTCCATATCGAGGATCGAGCCGGTCGCATCTTTCACCTCAGCGGCAGTTTCACTGTTGGGAAAGGCGCCGTAATCGCTGTCGAAACCAATGAGACCAATATGGAGCTGCCTGAGATTGAGGATCGTGGTCTTCGCATTGGCGAGAGCGACCTCGGGTTCGACGGGAGCCGCGGCGGGCTTCGCTTCTGGCTCGGCATGAACCGGACCAGCAAGCATCGCGAGAAGGCAAACGG
Coding sequences within:
- a CDS encoding phosphatase PAP2/dual specificity phosphatase family protein; amino-acid sequence: MNRTPREPGLLWPALWRLAVAGAAFVLIYGFCNRYTSTRDDVGTWFWEWERHIPFVKEMVVPYWSLDLFFIGAFFLCSSKAELNLLTKRLVAVTIASGICFLLFPLEMGFPRPEPSGWTAPLFKVLYANDMPYNLAPSLHISLRSLVWTVYGAHLTGLTRKVTKAWFFLIGLSTLLVWQHHVIDVAAGFMMGWFIAALIPDPRFKTKRTPSPRLALRYGAGALACAGLAFLWFGFAWPAVALGIVSLAYATGLPRLLGKENGTLSPAAEWCLLPVIVVTHLYQRRWLRREPAWCEVSPGVLVGRKLTGKEARTLVAGGPLAVLDLTAESYAPTVFREHANYRSLPLLDLVKPHDADLTKAVDFIREQQPHRTVYIHCQLGLQRSALVAALWLEKSGIAGDREQAAAMVRERIPGAVL
- a CDS encoding binary toxin-like calcium binding domain-containing protein, encoding MIHRQVRKAFVSPPDWRPIRWLTALAGLLATNNAIAALPPGNLLANPSGMQEANFDWTITAGPVSPPNYNTGWRRDGGTGVSPFNPSNVRAGFGGRTTFRDGYFRTSYSNNPCSRFQLIDLEARGATRAELNAQPEIKVGEWISSYSANVGNYSDNFFITVKLLAENGTTELATWTVNNTTNGGIPNTWTLFQNTFANYGEGLRYIRFESGGWDGGNWLGQYGSFHDESFVEFTHDSDGDGLPDAVEAAYGNGADLTPEGDVDGDGLTNLEEYEYGTDIGNPDTDGDGLDDGDEITHRGNALIRDTDGDGIEDGDEVHLYQTMPDFADSDNDGFSDYAEIFGDVPSDPNSATSVPGGITAEKRYELVGSDLTDPENDGNDSTANGTNFNWTAIQAGANGTFANEGTYSVFDNKVNQSGSKWYAATVGTTAWVQVKFDQLTSLTGFSLTSGGDAPERDPLIWEIQGSIEDVATNPTKFTTIYRWTSNQPPWLPSERNVTYSVTLPKKTLPYRWIRYQAYSVRSGTAFQLDEIEYFGEKSNADADGDQIPKLWEDYYAFMSDSNAADATADQDGDGLNNRGEFLAGTDPTNPDTDGDGLTDGQEVNTFHSNPLLTDSDGDGLTDGQEAGPGGYGTDPAKADTDGDGFSDYIEVMAATPTNPLLNTSNPANVTATKPATLVGGDLTDPENNGNDSTPTGTNFNWSHIQASVNGTFLGTSGEGAFSVFDNKVNVAGSKWLLNGFTSPQWIQVKFDTHTSLTGFSLTSGGDFPERDPLVWEIQGSTEDVNANPTKWKTIFRWDYGQPPWTNAERARTYLVTLPKKTLPYRWIRFQVNSLRSGTTFQLDEIEYFGERTNADADGDQIPKLWEDYYAFMSDSNAADALADQDGDGLNNRGEYLAGTDPTVADSDGDGLSDGLEVNTYQTNPLAADTDGDGLTDFQEVGPGGYGTDPKKADTDGDGFSDFAEVNNVPPTDPKSATSAPYRVTILGTGNGSLIGADLTDPEDDINDGLTTTSNAGSGFNWVASYTNSTKNYFNGPANTGTANEGILNLFDNKVGGGEAKYCCEAGPRFITLEFANPVSLTHFTMASGNDSLERSPAMWELAGSNNNTDFTVIVADTTPGHHWTAFDQVLRFDLNQPAPPYKFIKLTLMSSTATAPVTNAIQFSEVEYFGSVVTQTALAIASSRFDSEGDFQVEAKGMVTGTWYQLFRSTTLENNWTPVGAAVQGTTPTHVFEDENPPATKAFYRVGDVLPPP
- a CDS encoding metallophosphoesterase codes for the protein MKRRHFLGTAAGLLPGASIATDGQMPLLRFGLIADAQYADADPEGERHYRATPEKLKRAVEIIRAAKPAFTLHLGDFIDRDFKSFDTVLPLINELRHPVHHLLGNHDYTVADGDKARVVATLGMPHDYYTFRSGNVRFVMLDTNSVSTYKQSATSPATTAAAAQLKSLEAAGHPGAKPWNGGVSETQLEWLDRELFAADVAKERVILCGHHPLLPAGEHQLWNHEAVLSVIDKHPSVVAWFNGHNHAGDFVERQGVPYVTFRSMLHHPENTAFSIIDVHADRIVITGHGREVTRTLMF